A window from Bosea sp. ANAM02 encodes these proteins:
- the zwf gene encoding glucose-6-phosphate dehydrogenase has translation MDAIVDNALRPETAPERTPVPPFDLVIFGAGGDLALRKLFPALAQRNREGVLPGESRILAIVRKEEDVEGLPKQIAKRLDEEGIPKDQVEPFLRRLTMVMLDAVKPETYGALKQALGESERVRSFYLSTPPDLFIPICENLAKAEILTPTSRVILEKPLGRDLASARAINDAVARILPESRTYRIDHYLGKETVQNLLVLRFANTLFERSWSSRDIDHVQITVAETVGLEQRAGYYDKSGHMRDMVQNHLMQLLTLFAIEPPNMLEAGAVREEKIKVLKALRPIVGPDVQRYTVRGQYGAGQIDGQRVRGYSEELGHGSNTETFVAIRCEVDNWRWAGVPIYLRTGKRMAQRYSEIAVTFKPVPHSIFGGGSCDRLDANRLFIRLQPNDGVQLQLMMKVPGSGRLKIVPRQLDLRYSTAFDERTPDAYERLLTDVIRGDQTLFMHRDEVEQAWAWVDPIIAGWQDYYPHPHRYAAGSWGPSQAIGLIEREGRSWADPDLV, from the coding sequence ATGGACGCCATCGTGGATAACGCGCTTCGGCCCGAGACAGCCCCCGAGCGGACGCCGGTTCCGCCCTTCGATCTCGTGATCTTCGGCGCGGGCGGCGATCTCGCCTTGCGCAAGCTCTTCCCGGCGCTGGCCCAGCGCAATCGCGAAGGCGTCCTGCCCGGCGAGAGCCGCATCCTCGCCATCGTCCGCAAGGAGGAGGATGTCGAGGGGCTGCCGAAGCAGATCGCCAAGCGCCTCGACGAGGAGGGCATCCCGAAGGATCAGGTCGAGCCCTTCCTTCGCCGCCTGACCATGGTGATGCTCGACGCGGTGAAGCCCGAGACCTACGGCGCGCTGAAACAGGCACTGGGCGAGAGCGAGCGCGTCCGCTCCTTCTACCTCTCGACCCCGCCCGACCTCTTTATCCCGATCTGCGAGAACCTCGCCAAAGCCGAGATCCTAACGCCGACCTCGCGCGTCATCCTGGAGAAGCCGCTCGGCCGCGATCTCGCCTCGGCGCGGGCGATCAACGATGCCGTCGCGCGCATCCTGCCGGAAAGCCGCACCTATCGGATCGACCATTATCTCGGCAAGGAGACGGTGCAGAACCTGCTCGTCCTGCGCTTCGCCAACACGCTGTTCGAGCGGTCATGGTCGAGCCGCGATATCGACCATGTCCAGATCACGGTCGCCGAGACGGTCGGCCTGGAACAGCGCGCCGGCTACTACGACAAGTCCGGGCATATGCGCGACATGGTCCAGAACCATCTCATGCAGTTGCTGACCCTCTTCGCCATCGAGCCGCCGAACATGCTGGAGGCCGGCGCCGTCCGCGAGGAGAAGATCAAGGTGCTGAAGGCGCTGCGCCCCATCGTCGGACCGGATGTCCAGCGCTACACCGTGCGCGGCCAGTATGGCGCCGGCCAGATCGACGGCCAGCGCGTGCGCGGCTATTCCGAGGAGCTCGGTCACGGCTCGAATACCGAGACCTTCGTCGCCATCCGCTGCGAGGTCGACAACTGGCGCTGGGCCGGCGTGCCGATCTATCTGCGCACGGGAAAACGCATGGCGCAGCGCTATTCCGAGATCGCCGTCACCTTCAAGCCGGTGCCGCATTCGATCTTCGGCGGCGGCTCCTGCGATCGGCTTGATGCCAACCGCCTCTTCATCCGCCTGCAGCCGAACGATGGCGTGCAGCTTCAGTTGATGATGAAGGTGCCGGGCTCCGGCCGGCTCAAGATCGTGCCGCGCCAGCTCGATCTGCGCTATTCGACCGCCTTCGACGAACGCACGCCGGACGCCTATGAGCGCCTGCTGACCGATGTGATCCGCGGCGACCAGACGCTGTTCATGCATCGCGACGAGGTCGAGCAGGCCTGGGCCTGGGTCGATCCGATCATCGCCGGCTGGCAGGACTACTATCCGCACCCGCATCGCTACGCCGCAGGCTCCTGGGGGCCGTCGCAGGCGATCGGGCTGATCGAGCGCGAAGGCCGCTCCTGGGCCGACCCGGATCTGGTCTGA
- the eda gene encoding bifunctional 4-hydroxy-2-oxoglutarate aldolase/2-dehydro-3-deoxy-phosphogluconate aldolase — MDETAAIARLKSCGVIPVVVIEDASRAVDLAHALVAGGIDVVEVTLRRPAAMEALAAIAKSVPKALAVAGTVVTPAQAQQVKDAGAQAVVSPGFSESVDEALRKAGLPWLPGVATASDCMRAVAAGRTTAKFFPAEQAGGPPALKALSGPFPQMTFCPTGGVGLKNLGDYLALPQVICVGGSWLVPADAIAAGDWKRIETLAREAKEAFLKARR, encoded by the coding sequence ATGGACGAGACTGCCGCGATTGCCCGGTTGAAGAGCTGCGGCGTGATCCCCGTCGTGGTGATCGAGGACGCCTCGCGGGCCGTCGATCTCGCCCATGCGCTGGTTGCCGGCGGTATCGATGTCGTCGAGGTCACGCTGCGCCGCCCGGCCGCGATGGAAGCGCTCGCGGCGATCGCGAAATCGGTCCCGAAGGCGCTGGCTGTGGCGGGCACGGTCGTGACCCCGGCCCAGGCTCAGCAGGTCAAGGATGCCGGCGCACAGGCGGTGGTCAGCCCCGGTTTCAGCGAGAGCGTCGACGAAGCCTTGCGGAAGGCGGGTCTGCCTTGGCTGCCGGGTGTGGCGACGGCTTCGGACTGCATGCGTGCGGTTGCAGCCGGCCGGACCACCGCGAAATTCTTCCCCGCAGAGCAGGCGGGAGGCCCACCGGCCCTGAAGGCGCTCTCCGGCCCGTTCCCGCAGATGACCTTCTGCCCGACCGGCGGCGTCGGCCTGAAAAACCTCGGCGATTATTTGGCCCTGCCGCAGGTCATCTGCGTCGGCGGCTCCTGGCTGGTCCCGGCCGATGCGATTGCCGCCGGCGACTGGAAGCGGATCGAGACGCTGGCACGCGAGGCGAAGGAAGCATTCCTGAAGGCGCGGAGATAA
- a CDS encoding ABC transporter ATP-binding protein: MTSAAISVDKLNVSFGDSHVVKDLSFDVRKGESYGLVGESGSGKSTVLRVLSGLNRDWSGTVTIEGAVQPKVRDKAFYRNVQMVFQDPYGSLHPKKTVDDTLAEPLAIHGLDNAEARIGKALSDVGLPASFRFRYPHQLSGGQRQRVAIARALVLEPSILLLDEPTSALDVSIQAEVLNLLAALRQERKLTYILVSHDLSVVGHMCERLLVMQFGRAVEDMTVETLAARQPQTAYARQLLTASAGFWRAG, from the coding sequence ATGACGAGCGCAGCGATCTCCGTCGACAAGCTCAACGTCTCCTTCGGCGACTCTCATGTCGTGAAGGATCTCTCCTTCGACGTCCGCAAGGGCGAGAGCTACGGCCTCGTCGGCGAGTCCGGTTCGGGCAAGTCGACCGTCCTGCGCGTGCTCTCCGGCCTCAACCGGGACTGGAGCGGCACGGTCACGATCGAGGGCGCCGTGCAGCCCAAGGTTCGTGACAAGGCCTTCTATCGCAACGTCCAGATGGTCTTCCAGGACCCCTATGGCTCGCTGCATCCCAAGAAGACGGTCGACGATACGCTGGCCGAGCCGCTCGCCATCCACGGCCTCGACAATGCCGAGGCCCGCATCGGCAAGGCGCTCTCCGATGTCGGCCTGCCCGCATCGTTCCGCTTCCGCTATCCGCACCAGCTCTCGGGCGGCCAGCGCCAGCGCGTTGCGATTGCCCGTGCGCTGGTGCTCGAACCCTCGATCCTGCTGCTGGACGAGCCGACCTCGGCGCTCGATGTCTCGATCCAGGCCGAGGTGCTGAACCTGCTCGCGGCGCTCCGGCAGGAGCGCAAGCTGACCTATATTCTCGTCAGCCATGATCTCTCGGTCGTCGGCCATATGTGCGAGCGCCTGCTGGTCATGCAGTTCGGCCGTGCCGTCGAGGACATGACGGTCGAGACCCTGGCCGCGCGCCAGCCGCAGACGGCCTATGCCCGGCAATTGCTGACCGCGAGCGCAGGCTTCTGGCGCGCGGGCTGA
- the pgl gene encoding 6-phosphogluconolactonase: protein MAGPLAWHRFATLADASEALAEAVAIRLKDLLAGQGRALLAVPGGTTPAGFLAALGQRDLAWEQVTLLPTDERFVAADDAASNERMIRAQFAPLAAGRASFLSFHEHGSDIEAAAALLCAKLAELPEIDLLVSGMGADGHIASLFPGAEATFNAVPDSGIVVARPPGLPPRLSLSPARLLGAGLASLLVSGAAKEAVLQAAPERGQTPLPVDLLLGSARGLDVYWAKE, encoded by the coding sequence ATGGCCGGCCCGCTCGCCTGGCATCGCTTCGCCACGCTCGCCGATGCCTCCGAAGCGCTGGCGGAGGCGGTCGCGATCAGACTGAAGGACCTGCTCGCCGGGCAGGGCAGGGCGCTCCTCGCCGTGCCCGGCGGCACAACCCCGGCCGGCTTCCTCGCAGCGCTGGGGCAGCGTGACCTGGCCTGGGAGCAGGTCACGCTGCTGCCGACCGACGAGCGCTTCGTCGCGGCCGATGACGCCGCCTCGAACGAGCGCATGATCCGCGCGCAGTTCGCGCCACTGGCCGCGGGGCGTGCGTCCTTCCTGTCCTTCCACGAACATGGCAGCGACATCGAGGCCGCCGCTGCTTTGCTCTGCGCCAAGCTTGCCGAACTTCCCGAGATCGACCTGCTCGTCAGCGGCATGGGCGCGGACGGGCATATCGCTTCGCTTTTTCCCGGTGCCGAGGCCACCTTCAATGCGGTGCCCGACAGCGGCATCGTCGTCGCCCGCCCGCCTGGTCTGCCGCCGCGCCTGTCGCTCTCGCCCGCGCGCCTGCTCGGCGCCGGCTTGGCGAGCCTGCTGGTCTCCGGCGCGGCGAAGGAAGCGGTGCTTCAGGCCGCCCCCGAGCGCGGGCAGACGCCGCTGCCGGTCGATCTTCTGCTCGGCAGCGCGCGAGGGCTCGACGTCTACTGGGCGAAGGAGTAG